The region ACCGCCGCCGACATGCGGGGGGCAAGCTAATGAGCGATTCCAACAACAAGTGGATCGGCGAAAACACGATCCGTCCCGACGGCGCCGACAAGGTGACCGGACGCGCAGCCTTCGCGGCCGACACATCCATGCCCGGCATGATCTGGGGCAAGGTGCTGCGCAGCCCGCACGCCCATGCCGTAATCAAAAGCATCGACACGTCGAAGGCCGAGGCCCTGCCCGGCGTGAAGGCAGTGATGACCGCCGCCGACATCGTCGACTTCCCCGTCGACACGCCGGTGGCACTCGGCATTCAGGACATGCGCTGGATGTGCCGCAACGTGATGGCCCGCGAGAAGGCGCTGTTCCACGGCCACCCGGTCGCCGCCGTCGCGGCCATGACCGAGGCCATCGCGGCCGAGGCCTGCAAGCTCATCGAGGTGGACTACGACGTCCTGCCCCACGCGATTGAAATCGACGACGCGCTCGCCGACGATGCCCCCATCCTGCACGACTGGATGGAGTTCGACGGCAAGCCCTCGAACATCGCGGGCACCATCGAGCACAGCAAGGGCGATGTCGAGGCCGGCTTCGCCGAGGCCGATGTGGTCATCGAGCGGGACTTCACGACCCGGCCGGTGCATCAGGGCTATATCGAGCCCCATGCCTGCCTGGTGAGCGTCGCGTCCGACAACAAGACCACCATCTGGTCGTCGAGCCAGGGCCAGTTCATGGTCCGCGCCATGGTGGGGCTGCTCACGGGTCTCACCCAGAGCGACATCCGTGCGATCCCCGCCGAAATCGGCGGCGGCTTCGGCGGCAAGACCATCGTCTATCTCGAGCCGCTGGCGACCATCCTGTCGAAGAAGTCCGGCCGGCCGGTGAAGATGACCATGACCCGCGAAGAGGTGATGCGCGCATCGGGACCCACGTCGGGCTCCAAGTCCACGATCAAGATCGGCGTCAAGAAGGACGGCACGATCACTGCGGCGGAAGGCCTCTACTGGCTGCAGGCCGGCGGACTGCCGGGCGCGCCCGTGCGCGGCGCGGTCGGCTGTGCGCTGGCGCCCTACGACATCCCCAACGGCCACACGCTGGGTTACGACGTGGTCTGCAACCGCTCCAAAGTCGCGGCCTATCGCGCCCCGGGTGCGCCCATCGGCGCCTTCGGCGTCGAATGCGTGCTCGACGAGCTGGCCGAGGAAATCGGCATGGATCCGCTGGATCTGCGGCTCAAGAACGCCGCGAAGGAAGGCACCGAAGCCGTCCACGGCCCGGTCTATCCGGTCATGGGTTATGTCGAATCCCTCACGTCGGCCAAGGCCCATGAGCATTACAACGCGCCGCTCGGCCCCAACCAGGGTCGCGGCGTGGCGAGTGGTTTCTGGTTCAACGCGGGCGGTGAATCCTCAGCGCAAGTGAACATCACCGAGGACGGCAATGTCGTCGTCACCACCGGCCATCCGGATATCGGCGGCTCGCGCGCCGGCATCGCCAACATCTGCGCCGAGCTGCTCGGCATCGATTACAAGCGGATCTCGGTCCTGATCGGCGACACGGCGACCATCGGCTTCTCGAACCTGACCGGCGGCAGCCGCGTCCTGTTCGCCTCGTCCATGGTGGTCACGGAATCGACCCGGACGGTCATCCGCACCCTGTGCGAGCTGGCCGCCAAGATCTGGGATATCGACCCGGATGCGGTGACATGGGAAGACGGAGAGGCCCGCCCGGCCGGTGCCAACGCCGGCAAGTTCGACCCGCTCACCCTGGCCGAGCTGGCGGCCCGCGCCAACGAGACCGGCGGGCCCATCGGCGCCGGCGCCCAGGTCAACACGACGGGCGCGGAAGGCGGCTTCGGCACGCATATCTGTGATGTCGAGGTGGACCCCGAGCTGGGGATCGCCCGGGTGATCCGCTACACCGTGCTCATGGATGTGGGCCGGGCGGTCCATCCGGCCTATGTCGAGGGCCAGATGCAGGGCGGTGCTGCCCAGGCCATTGGTTGGGCCCTGAACGAGGAATACCTCTACGACAAGGACGGCAAGGTCGATAATCCCGGCTTCCTGGATTACCGCATGCCCGTCGCGTCCGACCTGCCGATGATCGACACCCACATCATCGAGGTCCCGAACCCCAAGCACCCGCAAGGCGTGCGCGGGGTCGGCGAGGTGCCGCTGGTGCCCGGCCTGGCGGCCGTGCGCAACGCGGTCCACAACGCCACCGGCATCCGCTTCAACGACCTGCCGCTATCGCCGCCGCGCATCCTCGCGGCGCTGGATGTGCGCGAGGCTGCGGAGTAAAAAGAGGAATGGTCAAGGTGTCTTTTGATTGGAGATGGCACAAAACCAGCCGATTTTTTCGGAGCTATATTGTCAAGTTAACAATATTGGCTCCTGCGATTGGTTACCTGATCATACTCAACCAAGAGTTTTCTTCTTTTTTCACCCTTGTATTTGATTCAGGAGCTCCCGAAGATTCTTTGAATCGCGTTTATTATATTTTCTTTGGGCTGACCTTTATCGGTGTGTCTGCTGGAATTTTTGAAATGTTCTGCCCCGCAGAAGTAAAATTGAATCATACAGATAAAGGTTTTGTCGAGTCGGAAAGGCCAATAATTACACCAGCCAGACTTCGCAAGTATGCTGCAGATATTGGGATGGTTTTATCTAAGGAGGCCGGGCGAGACGGAGCAGAAAGATCTTCAACGACCGGAATATCTTTCTCTAGCTGGAGAAACCGAAACGAAGAAGAGATAATCGATGTGCTCACAAAGCACTTCTACACACTGTCCGAATCTAACCGGAAAACCAGGATTGCCATGAGCCTGTTGTATGGACTCGGCTGGTTCTTCTTACTTCTACCTTCGACGCTCACGTTTATCGACGTCGCGAATATTACTTACGTGAACCAATTTTCCGGGCAATAGAAGACACTATGCAATGTTTATCGGGTATTCATTTTCCGCGATTTCTACGAACATTTGGAAAATAGATATTAATGCGTCTGACGGCAAATCCCGATACTTAAAATCATAGACGAAATCCCAAATCTTTTCTTCTGTTAGATCCAAATCTCTGCCGCAGTAGACGGTCAGGTTTGAAAGCGCCACTCGTATGGCCAATGCTTCGTTGGCAAGAACCGGGGGGCCAAACGGATTTCCATCTTCGCCGGAATATAGAGGTTTCTCACGAATAATCCATTTTACGAGGAACGCAGACCGCTTAATTGCATCTGAAAGGTCGGCGCGTGGGTCTTCAAGATGATAAGCTTTGAACCTTGCGACGTCGTCATAGGCACTTACCACAACGACGTACAACCGCGACCAATCAACAGTTAAAGGTGCCTCGGTTTCACTC is a window of Alphaproteobacteria bacterium DNA encoding:
- a CDS encoding xanthine dehydrogenase family protein molybdopterin-binding subunit, which translates into the protein MSDSNNKWIGENTIRPDGADKVTGRAAFAADTSMPGMIWGKVLRSPHAHAVIKSIDTSKAEALPGVKAVMTAADIVDFPVDTPVALGIQDMRWMCRNVMAREKALFHGHPVAAVAAMTEAIAAEACKLIEVDYDVLPHAIEIDDALADDAPILHDWMEFDGKPSNIAGTIEHSKGDVEAGFAEADVVIERDFTTRPVHQGYIEPHACLVSVASDNKTTIWSSSQGQFMVRAMVGLLTGLTQSDIRAIPAEIGGGFGGKTIVYLEPLATILSKKSGRPVKMTMTREEVMRASGPTSGSKSTIKIGVKKDGTITAAEGLYWLQAGGLPGAPVRGAVGCALAPYDIPNGHTLGYDVVCNRSKVAAYRAPGAPIGAFGVECVLDELAEEIGMDPLDLRLKNAAKEGTEAVHGPVYPVMGYVESLTSAKAHEHYNAPLGPNQGRGVASGFWFNAGGESSAQVNITEDGNVVVTTGHPDIGGSRAGIANICAELLGIDYKRISVLIGDTATIGFSNLTGGSRVLFASSMVVTESTRTVIRTLCELAAKIWDIDPDAVTWEDGEARPAGANAGKFDPLTLAELAARANETGGPIGAGAQVNTTGAEGGFGTHICDVEVDPELGIARVIRYTVLMDVGRAVHPAYVEGQMQGGAAQAIGWALNEEYLYDKDGKVDNPGFLDYRMPVASDLPMIDTHIIEVPNPKHPQGVRGVGEVPLVPGLAAVRNAVHNATGIRFNDLPLSPPRILAALDVREAAE